The following proteins are co-located in the Flectobacillus major DSM 103 genome:
- a CDS encoding AEC family transporter, with protein MTNLLLLFICLTIGVLLRRLKSFSEDAPTVLNTIIIYVCLPAITLLNTTEIHFSSNLFLPILMPYLIYAGAFVFFNLIAPLINIDSNTKGALILTAGISSISFVGFPIFEVLFGKEGLQTGILMSQAGSFVVCGTLGIFTASYYSSADFSMKAVVLNIFKFPPFLAFCVAIILNISNWHFPLWSQQLLDKIGNPFGFLALLSIGLQINFQKKQLDLNALFYGLLYKLILAPLIIFLVYIIILGEYTPLGKLCVIGATLGSMNTATIVAITYKLNPTLAIQMVSISIPLSLINVAIWYGLMLYF; from the coding sequence TTGACTAATCTATTATTACTTTTTATCTGCCTAACCATTGGCGTGCTCCTCAGAAGGCTGAAAAGTTTTTCTGAGGATGCTCCAACCGTTTTAAACACCATTATTATTTATGTTTGCTTACCAGCCATTACACTTCTAAATACTACCGAAATTCATTTTAGTAGCAATTTATTCTTACCGATTTTAATGCCTTATCTTATTTATGCGGGTGCTTTTGTGTTTTTTAACCTGATAGCACCTTTGATAAATATAGATTCAAATACCAAGGGAGCATTGATTTTGACGGCAGGCATCAGCAGTATTTCATTTGTCGGTTTTCCGATTTTCGAGGTGCTTTTTGGCAAAGAAGGTTTACAAACGGGTATTTTAATGAGCCAAGCAGGTTCTTTTGTGGTGTGCGGAACATTGGGGATTTTTACGGCATCTTATTACTCTTCGGCCGATTTTTCGATGAAAGCCGTTGTGTTGAATATTTTTAAGTTTCCTCCCTTTTTGGCTTTTTGTGTAGCAATAATCTTAAATATTTCAAATTGGCATTTTCCTTTATGGAGTCAACAGCTTTTAGATAAAATCGGAAATCCTTTTGGCTTTTTAGCTTTACTCTCTATTGGTTTACAAATCAATTTTCAGAAAAAACAATTAGACTTGAATGCTCTTTTTTATGGGTTGTTATACAAATTAATTTTGGCTCCTCTTATCATTTTTTTAGTTTATATCATCATTCTGGGCGAATACACGCCTTTGGGAAAGCTTTGTGTAATTGGAGCAACGTTAGGTTCGATGAATACCGCCACTATTGTAGCAATAACTTATAAGCTCAATCCAACTTTAGCCATACAAATGGTCAGTATAAGCATCCCACTATCGTTGATTAATGTCGCTATTTGGTATGGACTAATGCTTTATTTTTAA